The Sporosarcina ureae genome includes a region encoding these proteins:
- a CDS encoding LacI family DNA-binding transcriptional regulator, which produces MANIRDVAKVAGVSVATVSRYLNDKGYISEEAKRVIAKAIDELNYQPSMIARSLSTKQSTFIGLIVPDIVNPFFPELARAIEDVALAYGYTLILCNSDEDLEKEINYVKTLQQKYVAGFIVASNHIEAEHYMGLDIPIVAIDRRIHSSIPYIATDNREGARIGTEHLLDSGCKNVLCMRGPAGLGPADDRFAGFNDAVKGKNIETHIVECPFHFDIAETMVKKILQERSIDGIFASSDVTAAGAMKAAYSAGIHVPNQLQIVGYDGTMLASQLTPGLTTVAQDLYRMGAMAARMLITLIKGQELTEREILIPAELLIRQTTRSEA; this is translated from the coding sequence TTGGCGAATATACGGGATGTGGCTAAAGTTGCTGGAGTTTCAGTAGCCACTGTTTCACGCTATTTAAATGATAAAGGATACATAAGTGAAGAGGCAAAACGGGTGATTGCTAAGGCGATTGACGAGTTGAACTATCAGCCTAGTATGATTGCGCGTTCACTTAGCACGAAACAATCTACTTTTATTGGCTTGATTGTTCCGGATATTGTCAATCCGTTTTTTCCAGAACTGGCGCGTGCGATTGAAGATGTTGCGCTGGCGTATGGATACACGTTGATTTTGTGTAACTCAGATGAAGATCTTGAGAAGGAAATTAATTATGTAAAGACTCTGCAACAGAAATATGTGGCGGGGTTTATTGTCGCGTCGAATCATATAGAAGCGGAACATTATATGGGACTAGATATTCCCATTGTAGCAATTGATCGAAGAATTCATTCGTCTATACCGTATATAGCGACGGATAACCGCGAAGGCGCTCGTATAGGAACGGAGCATTTATTGGATAGCGGTTGCAAAAATGTCCTTTGTATGCGCGGGCCTGCAGGATTAGGTCCTGCTGATGATCGATTTGCTGGGTTCAATGATGCGGTAAAAGGGAAGAATATAGAAACGCATATTGTTGAATGTCCCTTCCATTTTGATATAGCGGAGACGATGGTCAAAAAGATTTTGCAAGAACGGTCTATTGATGGGATTTTTGCGAGTAGCGATGTGACTGCAGCGGGTGCAATGAAAGCTGCATATTCAGCGGGTATTCATGTACCCAATCAGCTTCAAATTGTTGGATATGACGGAACGATGCTTGCCAGCCAATTAACACCAGGCTTAACGACGGTAGCGCAGGATTTATATAGAATGGGTGCGATGGCAGCGAGGATGCTCATTACATTAATTAAAGGGCAAGAGTTGACGGAGCGTGAAATACTGATTCCGGCAGAGTTGCTCATTCGCCAAACAACGAGGAGTGAAGCATGA
- the rbsK gene encoding ribokinase yields MITVIGSANMDLVVGTENFPDQGETVLGNVFDTVPGGKGANQAIAAARLGSETHMVACVGNDLFGTSIVNNLQQNTVGVTGVATVDGASGIANILLSEGDNRIIVVPGANSLLMPSHIDEIEDLIKRSDLVMLQLEIPIPTVVYTLEKCQAAGVPVMLNPAPARGFELDMMPSITYLTPNETECEQIFGMDMVSALEKYPNRLIITLGDDGARFYDGEKHVMVESFKTKAVDTTGAGDTFNGALAHGIVAGMELERAVRFANAAASLSVEKFGAQGGMPSFEEVEARLEESL; encoded by the coding sequence ATGATAACGGTAATTGGCAGTGCCAATATGGATTTGGTAGTGGGCACGGAGAATTTTCCGGACCAAGGTGAGACGGTTCTTGGAAATGTGTTCGATACAGTGCCAGGTGGAAAAGGCGCGAATCAGGCAATTGCTGCAGCGCGACTTGGTAGTGAAACACATATGGTTGCGTGTGTGGGAAATGATTTATTCGGTACGAGTATTGTCAATAATCTTCAACAGAATACAGTCGGCGTCACCGGTGTTGCTACTGTAGATGGAGCTTCTGGCATTGCGAATATTTTGCTGTCGGAAGGAGATAATCGGATTATCGTTGTACCGGGCGCGAACTCTTTGTTGATGCCATCACATATTGACGAAATAGAAGACCTCATCAAACGTAGTGACTTGGTCATGCTTCAATTGGAAATTCCGATTCCTACTGTCGTCTATACATTAGAAAAGTGCCAAGCGGCTGGCGTGCCGGTGATGTTGAATCCGGCTCCAGCGCGTGGATTTGAACTCGATATGATGCCTTCGATTACCTATTTAACGCCGAATGAAACGGAATGTGAACAAATTTTCGGTATGGATATGGTAAGTGCATTAGAGAAGTATCCGAACCGTTTAATTATCACGCTAGGCGATGACGGTGCACGATTCTATGATGGCGAAAAGCATGTCATGGTAGAAAGCTTTAAAACCAAAGCTGTGGATACGACAGGTGCAGGTGATACGTTTAATGGTGCACTTGCACATGGAATAGTGGCGGGGATGGAACTGGAACGAGCAGTTCGTTTCGCGAATGCGGCCGCTTCACTTTCCGTAGAGAAGTTCGGCGCACAAGGTGGCATGCCTTCATTTGAAGAAGTAGAAGCGCGTTTGGAGGAGAGCCTATGA
- the rbsD gene encoding D-ribose pyranase, protein MKRHGMINRDIAAVLAKMGHTDQLTIADCGLPIPEGVPCIDLSYTIGKPGFTEILLEVMKDFQAEKVYIASEIKEQNPTVYSEITQLACPIEELTHDQLKQQSSQSKVIIRTGEATPYANVIVQSGVIF, encoded by the coding sequence ATGAAAAGGCATGGCATGATCAATCGCGATATTGCGGCTGTGCTAGCTAAAATGGGTCACACCGATCAATTGACGATTGCCGATTGCGGTCTGCCGATTCCTGAAGGTGTTCCGTGCATCGATCTTTCGTATACAATTGGCAAGCCTGGATTCACAGAGATCTTATTGGAAGTAATGAAAGACTTTCAAGCAGAAAAAGTATATATTGCAAGTGAAATAAAAGAACAGAATCCTACAGTTTATAGTGAAATTACACAACTAGCATGTCCAATAGAAGAGTTGACACATGATCAATTAAAGCAACAATCAAGTCAATCGAAAGTTATTATTCGTACAGGAGAGGCGACGCCTTATGCCAATGTTATCGTACAGTCAGGCGTCATATTCTGA
- a CDS encoding sugar ABC transporter ATP-binding protein — protein MIAMSGISKSFNGNKVLDNVEFNVVKGEIHALMGENGAGKSTMMKILTGIYTRDSGEITVKGKKVEFKNAKEAEEAGIAVIHQELNILPDLTVAENFYLGNEKTFGKSGILKTKEMNRQAEEILSKLGLHVDARTITRELSVGKQQIIEIAKAVSSNAELIIMDEPTAALTDREIETLFETVRALQAEGVSFVYISHRMEEIFAMCDRITILRDGQYVGVRNIKDTTFEEIVQMMVGRELGERFPARACEIGDVKLKVEKLSRTDYFEDVSFEVRKGEIVGIAGLMGAGRTEVIQSIFGFKKPTAGKIFIDGDQVVISNPLQAKKLGIGYVTEDRKTEGLILEFSVRENMCLTNFNRISNSGVIQRTKENQLYDTMSKRLGVRTSGPEQSVKSLSGGNQQKVVIAKWLGIEPDILFLDEPTRGVDVGAKKEIYSIINELAERGVAIVMISSELPEVIGMADRVLVMHEGQLMANLPKEDMTQERIMHFATGGDKVVQD, from the coding sequence ATGATTGCGATGAGCGGGATATCGAAAAGTTTCAATGGGAATAAAGTACTCGACAATGTGGAGTTTAATGTAGTAAAAGGTGAAATCCATGCGCTCATGGGCGAGAACGGTGCAGGGAAATCTACGATGATGAAAATTTTGACGGGGATCTATACGCGCGATTCAGGCGAGATCACAGTCAAAGGTAAGAAAGTGGAGTTCAAGAACGCGAAGGAAGCTGAAGAAGCGGGAATTGCGGTCATTCACCAAGAGCTCAATATTTTACCTGATTTGACAGTTGCAGAGAACTTCTATTTAGGGAATGAAAAGACATTCGGGAAAAGCGGAATTTTGAAGACGAAGGAAATGAATCGTCAAGCGGAAGAAATTCTGTCGAAGTTAGGATTGCATGTCGATGCACGAACGATCACGCGTGAATTATCTGTCGGTAAACAGCAGATTATTGAGATTGCGAAGGCGGTTTCTTCTAATGCCGAATTAATTATAATGGATGAGCCGACTGCAGCACTGACGGACCGCGAAATCGAAACATTATTCGAAACCGTTCGAGCATTGCAAGCGGAAGGCGTTTCATTCGTTTATATATCGCACCGGATGGAAGAGATTTTTGCGATGTGCGATCGGATTACTATTTTACGAGATGGTCAATACGTCGGTGTGCGCAATATAAAAGACACGACGTTTGAAGAAATCGTGCAGATGATGGTCGGACGTGAATTGGGTGAACGATTCCCAGCACGTGCGTGTGAAATAGGCGATGTGAAACTAAAAGTAGAAAAACTCTCGCGCACTGACTATTTTGAAGATGTATCGTTTGAAGTGCGAAAAGGTGAAATTGTCGGTATTGCCGGCTTGATGGGTGCTGGACGTACAGAAGTAATTCAATCGATTTTCGGCTTTAAAAAACCGACTGCAGGCAAGATTTTTATTGATGGCGATCAAGTGGTGATTTCAAATCCGTTGCAAGCGAAAAAGCTTGGTATCGGATATGTTACAGAAGACCGGAAAACTGAAGGGTTGATACTCGAATTTTCGGTACGGGAAAATATGTGCCTGACGAACTTCAATCGAATTTCAAATTCAGGCGTCATCCAACGAACGAAAGAAAATCAGTTGTATGACACGATGTCCAAACGTCTGGGTGTTCGCACGTCTGGACCTGAACAAAGCGTTAAGTCGTTGAGTGGTGGTAACCAGCAAAAGGTAGTCATCGCGAAATGGTTAGGCATTGAGCCCGACATTCTGTTTTTAGATGAACCGACTAGAGGTGTCGACGTGGGGGCGAAGAAAGAAATTTACAGTATCATCAATGAATTGGCTGAGCGTGGAGTGGCGATTGTGATGATTTCATCTGAACTTCCGGAAGTCATCGGTATGGCAGACCGCGTGCTTGTCATGCATGAAGGTCAGTTGATGGCAAATTTACCTAAAGAAGACATGACACAAGAACGAATTATGCATTTTGCAACAGGAGGTGACAAAGTTGTCCAAGACTAA
- the rbsC gene encoding ribose ABC transporter permease, with protein MSKTNMKSSLQKLGPFIGLLLIVVIISIMSPSFLTLNNLFNVLRQVSINALIAFGMTFVILTGGIDLSVGSILALTGAVTAGMMSGGMDPILAMLLGVLLGVLLGAINGLIIAKGKVAPFIATLATMTIFRGLTLVYTEGRPISGLGDSFTFQMLGKGYVFGIPFPVITMAISFAVLYFILKKTTFGRRVYAIGGNEEASRLSGINVDRVKIYVYSLAGGLTAIASLILTSRLNSAQPTAGNMFELDAIAAVVLGGTSLTGGRGWIVGTLIGALIIGVLNNGLNLIGVSSFFQQVVKGAVILIAVLLDRKKTA; from the coding sequence TTGTCCAAGACTAATATGAAATCGTCATTACAGAAATTAGGGCCGTTCATTGGTTTATTATTGATCGTGGTCATTATTTCTATTATGAGTCCGAGTTTTTTAACGCTGAACAACTTGTTCAACGTATTGCGTCAAGTGTCAATTAACGCATTGATTGCGTTCGGGATGACGTTTGTTATTTTGACCGGTGGAATTGATTTATCAGTTGGATCGATTCTCGCATTAACCGGTGCCGTGACAGCAGGTATGATGTCAGGCGGTATGGATCCGATTTTAGCTATGCTACTCGGTGTATTACTAGGTGTGCTGCTCGGTGCAATCAACGGATTGATTATTGCGAAAGGGAAGGTCGCACCATTTATCGCAACACTCGCGACGATGACGATTTTCCGCGGATTGACTTTAGTCTATACTGAAGGACGTCCGATTTCAGGACTTGGCGATTCATTCACATTCCAAATGCTCGGAAAAGGATATGTTTTCGGTATCCCGTTTCCGGTCATCACGATGGCAATCTCCTTTGCAGTGCTGTACTTTATATTGAAGAAAACGACATTCGGACGCCGTGTCTATGCGATCGGTGGCAATGAAGAAGCGTCACGTCTTTCCGGAATCAATGTCGATCGCGTAAAGATTTATGTCTATTCATTGGCAGGCGGTTTAACGGCAATCGCGTCACTTATTTTGACGTCACGCCTAAACTCCGCACAGCCGACAGCAGGAAATATGTTTGAACTCGATGCGATTGCGGCCGTTGTACTTGGCGGGACAAGCTTGACTGGCGGACGCGGTTGGATTGTCGGTACATTAATCGGGGCATTGATTATTGGTGTGTTGAATAATGGTTTGAATTTGATAGGCGTATCCTCTTTCTTCCAACAGGTAGTAAAGGGTGCAGTTATATTAATTGCAGTGCTCTTAGATCGCAAAAAAACCGCATAA
- the rbsB gene encoding ribose ABC transporter substrate-binding protein RbsB — translation MKNIKWLLLMAVVLVLAACSLEQPGSNSSSDDQGEAGNDSDKVYKIGLSVSTLNNPFFVTLSEGVKDQAKESGSEVIVVDAQDDASKQASDVEDLIQQGVDLLIINPTDSQAVVSAVESANSSNVPVITVDRRAEGGEVVSHIASDNKAGGVLAGEYLIELLGEENPQVAELEGIAGSSAARDRGAGFNEAVDGKVNIVAKQTANFNRAEGLTVMENILQANPDIQGVFAHNDEMALGALEAIQSAGKDIIVIGFDATDDAVASVKDGKLSATIAQKPEEIGVKAMKAAVALLNGEEVEADIPVELELIKE, via the coding sequence ATGAAAAATATCAAATGGTTACTACTTATGGCCGTCGTTCTCGTTTTGGCTGCTTGTTCATTAGAGCAACCGGGTTCAAATTCTTCCTCAGATGATCAAGGTGAGGCTGGAAATGACAGCGACAAAGTGTATAAAATCGGTCTTTCGGTATCGACGCTAAACAACCCGTTCTTCGTGACATTGAGTGAAGGAGTCAAGGACCAGGCGAAAGAGTCTGGATCTGAAGTGATCGTTGTCGATGCACAAGACGATGCATCTAAACAAGCGAGTGACGTAGAAGATTTAATTCAACAAGGTGTAGATTTGTTGATCATCAATCCGACAGATTCACAAGCAGTTGTATCTGCAGTAGAATCAGCAAACAGCTCAAATGTTCCGGTCATCACAGTAGACCGTAGAGCAGAAGGTGGAGAAGTCGTTTCCCACATTGCTTCAGATAATAAAGCAGGCGGTGTGTTAGCTGGGGAATACTTGATCGAGCTGCTTGGTGAAGAGAATCCACAGGTTGCAGAACTTGAAGGAATTGCGGGTTCATCCGCAGCACGTGACCGTGGAGCCGGCTTTAACGAAGCGGTGGACGGCAAGGTAAATATCGTAGCGAAACAAACAGCGAACTTTAACCGTGCAGAAGGTTTGACGGTAATGGAGAACATTTTGCAAGCTAACCCAGACATCCAAGGCGTATTCGCGCATAACGATGAAATGGCGTTAGGTGCGTTAGAAGCCATTCAGTCGGCTGGTAAAGATATTATAGTCATTGGATTTGACGCAACAGACGACGCTGTAGCATCTGTCAAAGATGGTAAGTTGTCCGCGACGATTGCCCAGAAGCCCGAGGAAATTGGGGTCAAGGCAATGAAAGCCGCGGTTGCTCTGTTGAATGGTGAAGAGGTAGAAGCAGATATTCCCGTTGAATTGGAGTTAATTAAAGAGTAA
- a CDS encoding M20 family metallo-hydrolase → MKALTNSVNSARLNDNLQTLSEIGRIGSTGVCRLAHSPEDKQAVLHVKKYMDQIGLKTEIDHFGNLIGRMDGVSNDSPALVIGSHIDSQPYGGKYDGALGVIGAIEVLETLQEKGIKPEIPIVLFAFADEEGARFNKGLFGVRGMLGKLEEGELERKDKKGMTRREALIEFGCDPSKFEESLIDPSTIAAFLELHIEQGPVLEAKGEPVGIVTGISGPLWLTVEMEGLAGHAGSVPMPMRQDALVGAAKVIVKLNELAQEIPGAPTVSTVGSLQVFPDSRNIIPERVTFTVDLRDIDENRRDRIEQVFLQELERIADEHNLTYTITEDTRSEPRFCNEAIMQIMREESAEMQLTPPELMSGPFHDSLEMSYVCDYGMIFVRSKDGISHNPKEYSSPEDIALGVELLYKTVYRMACKR, encoded by the coding sequence ATGAAAGCGTTAACAAATTCTGTTAATAGTGCTAGATTAAATGATAATCTTCAAACTTTAAGTGAAATAGGGAGAATTGGTTCTACTGGAGTCTGTAGACTTGCACATTCCCCTGAAGATAAACAGGCTGTGTTACATGTAAAAAAGTATATGGATCAAATCGGTTTGAAGACGGAAATTGATCACTTTGGTAATTTAATTGGGAGGATGGATGGTGTATCGAATGATTCCCCGGCTTTAGTCATTGGCTCACATATCGATTCGCAACCTTATGGCGGAAAGTACGATGGGGCGCTTGGAGTGATCGGAGCGATTGAAGTATTGGAAACGCTGCAAGAAAAGGGAATAAAACCTGAGATACCTATTGTACTATTTGCCTTTGCTGATGAGGAAGGCGCACGATTCAATAAGGGTTTGTTCGGTGTAAGAGGCATGTTAGGTAAATTAGAGGAAGGAGAGCTCGAACGTAAGGATAAGAAGGGAATGACGAGACGAGAGGCGTTGATTGAATTTGGTTGCGACCCGTCAAAATTTGAAGAATCTCTTATTGACCCTTCTACTATAGCGGCATTTTTAGAGCTTCATATTGAACAGGGACCTGTGTTGGAAGCGAAAGGTGAACCTGTTGGCATTGTGACGGGGATTTCTGGTCCTTTATGGTTAACGGTTGAAATGGAAGGTTTAGCTGGTCACGCTGGATCTGTACCGATGCCTATGCGTCAAGATGCTTTAGTAGGGGCCGCTAAAGTCATTGTAAAGCTTAATGAGTTAGCTCAAGAGATCCCAGGAGCACCGACAGTAAGTACTGTGGGAAGTTTGCAAGTATTTCCGGACTCTCGCAATATCATTCCCGAAAGAGTGACTTTTACAGTTGATTTACGGGATATTGATGAAAATAGACGAGATCGAATTGAGCAAGTTTTCCTTCAGGAGTTAGAGAGAATTGCAGATGAACATAACTTAACGTATACAATCACTGAAGATACGCGAAGTGAACCTAGATTTTGTAATGAAGCGATTATGCAGATTATGAGAGAAGAAAGTGCGGAAATGCAGTTAACGCCTCCAGAATTAATGAGTGGCCCTTTTCATGATTCGCTTGAAATGTCTTATGTGTGTGACTACGGCATGATTTTTGTCCGTTCTAAAGATGGTATTAGTCATAACCCGAAAGAGTATAGTTCACCAGAAGATATCGCACTAGGCGTAGAATTACTGTATAAGACAGTTTATAGAATGGCTTGTAAAAGGTGA
- a CDS encoding DUF3311 domain-containing protein, giving the protein MSKKKFNTIYIMIVTVPFLLLIFPLFELANRATPIVMGLPFSFFYIILLILLTFVGILILYRFDPDHKLEEGDE; this is encoded by the coding sequence ATGAGTAAAAAGAAGTTCAATACGATATATATAATGATCGTGACTGTTCCGTTTTTATTGTTAATATTTCCTTTATTTGAACTAGCAAACCGAGCAACTCCAATAGTAATGGGGCTACCTTTTTCATTTTTCTATATCATTCTATTAATTTTACTAACATTTGTTGGGATTTTGATTTTGTATCGTTTTGATCCAGATCATAAGCTTGAAGAAGGTGATGAATGA
- a CDS encoding sodium:solute symporter family protein — MEHWLIALIIMIGYLVIALVVGVWAGKGQDSSSLDEFAVAGGKLGLIVMWFLMGGAVFSAFSFLGAPGWAFEKGAPAYYIIIYTAFAILPWYIIGPKISKIGKKFNLYTISSFFRIRYGSKALGIIVGLLALLASIQYLATQLTGMAHIFNIMTEGRIPFWLGALLAYGIVVVYVATGGLRAAAWSDVFQGLLMIIISWVVGIAIVNQLHDSMGAMFTNIAVESPGFLQIGKEGSTMGTIPFTTTILVSVIGFLMWPHLFTKSYASGPKVIKKTVLVYPIFALFLIPLLLVGFAAKGIVDANMIESADQILPFLITTIMNLPGWVYGLVGAGALAAAMSSADAITHNATLETTDGVIRTIFKDLSDKTVLKIMRIGVFVIGGLAYIITIFGGQGLIVLLLGAYGAIVQFAPGVYSALYWRGATAIGVISGLVVGAILNFYFQLVADSTPFGIHAGIIGLIFNVIIMIIVSLLTKSKRSEEEDIYIRS; from the coding sequence ATGGAGCATTGGTTAATTGCGTTAATCATTATGATTGGTTATTTAGTCATTGCATTGGTTGTTGGCGTATGGGCGGGTAAAGGACAAGATTCTAGTTCCCTAGATGAATTCGCAGTGGCAGGGGGAAAACTAGGATTAATCGTCATGTGGTTCTTGATGGGGGGAGCGGTATTTAGTGCTTTCTCGTTCTTAGGCGCACCGGGCTGGGCTTTTGAAAAAGGCGCACCTGCTTATTATATTATTATCTATACAGCCTTTGCGATATTGCCTTGGTATATTATCGGGCCTAAAATCTCGAAGATTGGTAAGAAATTTAATCTGTATACTATATCTTCGTTTTTCAGAATCCGTTATGGAAGTAAGGCTCTTGGAATAATAGTAGGATTACTTGCATTATTGGCATCTATTCAATATTTGGCTACCCAGTTAACAGGAATGGCACACATCTTTAATATTATGACAGAAGGTAGAATTCCTTTTTGGCTTGGAGCTCTTCTTGCATACGGGATTGTTGTGGTGTATGTGGCAACAGGCGGACTACGAGCTGCGGCTTGGTCTGACGTATTCCAAGGGCTACTGATGATCATTATTTCATGGGTTGTAGGAATAGCGATCGTGAATCAGTTACACGACTCGATGGGCGCTATGTTTACGAACATTGCAGTAGAAAGTCCTGGATTTTTACAAATAGGAAAAGAAGGATCTACTATGGGGACGATACCCTTTACAACGACTATTTTAGTATCCGTAATTGGATTCTTGATGTGGCCACATTTATTTACAAAGTCCTATGCATCCGGCCCTAAAGTCATTAAGAAAACCGTGTTGGTTTACCCAATATTTGCGTTATTCTTAATACCATTATTGCTGGTTGGATTTGCAGCTAAAGGGATTGTAGATGCGAATATGATTGAAAGTGCAGATCAGATTCTTCCATTCTTGATCACTACTATTATGAATCTTCCAGGTTGGGTGTACGGACTAGTTGGCGCGGGTGCACTTGCGGCTGCCATGTCATCTGCTGATGCGATTACACACAATGCAACATTGGAAACAACGGACGGTGTGATTCGTACTATCTTCAAAGATCTATCCGACAAGACCGTTTTGAAGATTATGCGTATAGGTGTATTCGTCATTGGAGGTTTAGCCTATATTATTACCATTTTCGGAGGTCAAGGATTAATTGTCTTACTCTTAGGAGCGTATGGGGCTATTGTGCAATTTGCTCCAGGCGTGTACAGTGCATTGTATTGGCGAGGAGCAACGGCAATAGGTGTGATCAGTGGCTTGGTTGTAGGAGCGATATTGAATTTTTATTTCCAACTCGTTGCAGACTCCACGCCATTTGGTATTCACGCAGGAATTATAGGATTGATTTTTAATGTTATTATTATGATAATAGTCAGTTTACTGACCAAGTCAAAGAGAAGCGAGGAAGAAGATATTTATATTCGTAGCTAA
- a CDS encoding amidohydrolase codes for MHADIVFTNGEVITVDKDSSIMEAVAIKDQKIISVGQIDEVSKLIGENTRVMDLEGKSLLPGFIDPHLHLTIYGTNLLGINCASPEIDSLEMLYEQMKKRAEQTPKGEWIRVTGFNEQALKEKRFPTIQELDAISTEHPIVIIRVCNHTSIANSNALELAGFTKESENPAGGEIERDSSGELTGKMIENAHMQLFSIADYSAEEITEGLKLASQIFVKSGITSLHDAGSYGWGPDILKLMKKSIDAGDVKNRVYALIGSLTDSESFVRYMMDEGVVTGEGDEWFKIGPAKLFTDGSSTGPTLATREPYESDPTDRGILYYDQDRMNEILGEAHSKGYQITAHAQGDRAIEMVLNCIEEALKKHPRTDHRHRIEHAGIASPDLQERMKELGVVVIPNPAFMYVNGDAYLEYYGDRVNVMYPAKDYLAKGIPFAFASDTPVVDPNPLLGIHAAVNRKTVTGQDVGTCQRVSVLEAIKAYTYMGAYASFDETQKGSIEVGKLADLVVLDQSILSAEITSLKEITVEMTMIDGKIEYEKQVSYQK; via the coding sequence GTGCATGCAGATATAGTATTTACTAATGGAGAAGTTATTACAGTAGATAAGGACTCATCCATTATGGAAGCCGTAGCGATCAAAGATCAGAAGATCATCAGCGTGGGCCAGATCGACGAAGTCAGCAAATTGATTGGAGAAAATACTCGAGTAATGGATCTGGAAGGAAAGTCTCTCCTTCCAGGTTTCATAGACCCGCATCTGCATCTAACTATTTATGGAACGAACTTACTCGGCATAAATTGTGCAAGTCCTGAAATCGATTCGCTGGAAATGTTGTATGAGCAAATGAAAAAGAGGGCGGAACAGACTCCAAAAGGGGAATGGATCCGAGTTACAGGCTTCAATGAACAGGCGCTAAAAGAAAAACGTTTCCCTACAATACAAGAACTTGACGCAATATCTACAGAACATCCTATTGTTATAATTCGGGTTTGTAACCATACATCGATCGCAAATAGTAATGCATTGGAATTAGCTGGTTTCACAAAGGAGTCCGAAAATCCTGCAGGCGGTGAGATAGAGCGTGATTCCAGTGGGGAATTGACAGGGAAAATGATTGAGAATGCACATATGCAACTATTTTCTATAGCAGATTATAGTGCAGAGGAAATTACAGAAGGATTGAAATTAGCATCTCAGATATTTGTGAAGTCTGGCATAACGAGTTTACATGATGCGGGTAGCTATGGCTGGGGACCCGATATTTTAAAACTGATGAAAAAAAGTATAGACGCAGGTGATGTGAAAAACCGAGTATACGCTCTTATTGGATCATTGACCGATTCAGAGTCGTTTGTTCGGTATATGATGGACGAAGGTGTAGTGACTGGAGAGGGCGATGAATGGTTTAAAATTGGACCTGCTAAACTATTTACAGACGGCAGCAGTACAGGGCCCACTTTAGCCACAAGAGAACCTTATGAGAGTGACCCGACAGATAGAGGCATACTGTATTATGACCAAGATAGAATGAATGAAATTCTAGGGGAAGCTCATAGCAAAGGGTACCAAATCACTGCGCATGCACAAGGCGATCGAGCAATTGAAATGGTGTTGAATTGTATTGAAGAGGCGTTAAAGAAGCATCCTCGAACAGATCACCGCCATCGTATTGAACATGCAGGAATAGCCAGTCCAGATCTTCAGGAACGGATGAAGGAATTGGGAGTTGTAGTGATTCCTAACCCAGCATTCATGTATGTGAATGGGGATGCTTACTTGGAGTATTATGGCGATCGAGTAAATGTCATGTATCCGGCAAAAGATTATTTGGCAAAAGGAATACCTTTTGCATTTGCCTCAGATACGCCCGTTGTAGACCCTAATCCTCTTCTCGGGATTCATGCGGCAGTGAACAGAAAAACCGTTACAGGCCAAGATGTAGGAACTTGTCAGCGAGTGTCAGTGCTAGAGGCAATCAAAGCCTATACGTATATGGGTGCGTACGCGAGCTTTGATGAAACACAAAAAGGTAGTATTGAAGTTGGCAAATTAGCGGATTTGGTTGTGCTGGATCAAAGTATTCTCTCTGCTGAGATAACGAGTCTTAAAGAAATAACAGTAGAGATGACGATGATCGATGGAAAAATAGAGTATGAAAAACAGGTGAGTTATCAGAAGTAA